A stretch of DNA from Cannabis sativa cultivar Pink pepper isolate KNU-18-1 chromosome X, ASM2916894v1, whole genome shotgun sequence:
TGCCAACCCGATCGTCACATCCTCCGCCTAAGCGCCAAGCTCCATTGGGAAACCGCGCGTGAGCCTCTCCACGCAGACATCGACACCAACAAGACCTGTGGGGTTGGGCCTGGAATGGCGTTCGCTAACGCAGTGAGAGCCCATTTGGCCCAATTAGGCCCACTGGGCCTTGTGCCCTGCGCTGTGGGTGGAACGGCCATTAAGGAATGGGCGCGTGGAGAACACCTCTACGAAGATATGATAAAGAGAGCGAAAGAGAGCGTGAAGGGAGGAGGTGAGATTCGAGCGTTGTTGTGGTACCAAGGAGAGAGTGACACGTCATCGGAGGAGGATGTTGTGGCGTACCAGGGGAACATGGAGAGGCTTATTCAGAATATTCGTGATGATCTTTGTTTGCCTTCACTTCCAATTATTCAGGTGATTAATCAAATTTTGTTTTGTATAATTCTGAGATAAttcttttaaatgattttttttttttattttgttgatttGATTTTTACAGGTGGCAATAAATTCAGGGTTGGATAAGATATTAGTGGAGAAATTAAGAGAAGTGCAATTGAATATGAAGGTCGCAAATGCTGTGTGTGTTGATGCTAAGGGATTGGAGCTCAAATTTGATAATCTCCACCTAACCACTAAGGCCCAGGTTGAATTGGGCCATAAACTGGCTCAAGCTTACCTTTCCAACTTTGGCCAATGTTAGGATCAAATTCAATCCATTCACCCTTACAAATTCTATTGTTACAATTGTATTACATtgattttgaagatttgaatattaattatatttaatatagaAAATTGTAATTCTCAAAAGCTCAATTCGAAATATGATtgataattaatattatgtgaGAGATCATTGAGAATAATAATGTATTTATATTGTTATTTGATATAGTATAATTCCTATATTTTATGATAATGATGATTTAGTGATCTACTTTGAAGATGAATAAGTTGTTATTTGATAATCTTTATCACGTGAAGAATCAAATACTCGAATAATAATAAGATGACTTATTTTGTAGTTAGATATTGTATGAACACTTAAACCTGATATAATTTGTACACGGGTGTTATAAATATTGATCGTATATTAGAGTTGTGATATTTCGTTTTAGTGTTAAagaataattaatttgattgtaaatttaataaattagatattgtagtcatattttttttttctagaactCAAGAGTCTTGTTGCTTCATTTGTGGTGATGACATTACAATGATCATATTTCTTATTATGTCTTGGGACATATTTAAAAAGTTAGATCTAAACTATATTTTGACTTCTGAAAGGTGAGATATCAactataat
This window harbors:
- the LOC115702378 gene encoding probable carbohydrate esterase At4g34215 codes for the protein MNIKRKVFTTRDLSSETTPKLKDSNHPLPMATETSNSDTHNNPEISFANSEINKPNKQIFILSGQSNMSGRGGVNQNLIWDGVVPPECQPDRHILRLSAKLHWETAREPLHADIDTNKTCGVGPGMAFANAVRAHLAQLGPLGLVPCAVGGTAIKEWARGEHLYEDMIKRAKESVKGGGEIRALLWYQGESDTSSEEDVVAYQGNMERLIQNIRDDLCLPSLPIIQVAINSGLDKILVEKLREVQLNMKVANAVCVDAKGLELKFDNLHLTTKAQVELGHKLAQAYLSNFGQC